The sequence CCACCACGGCCGTGGAAAAACTGTACAATGAGAGgagacatgtggactcactcatacgaacatactcatccacaagatcaccaggaattccatatgcaagcatgcggatagccgcagtgcatttctggtaagaagaGAAACCAAGCTTGCCTAGGGCATCCACTTTGTACTCAAAGTATGGGTCATACGCGACCACTCCCTCGcgaatacgattgaacacatgccttctcATTCGGAATCAGCGACCGAATTGATGTGGCCTAAAGAGTGGACCATCCttaaagtaatcggcatagagaagTGTGTGGCCTTTCTCTCTATTGCGGTCCAAGGCCGGAGCATGGCCTGGGATTGATCCCCTGTACCCAGGACGCTTCCTAGTGATGTCTTCATGTACGACCAACGCGGCCGCCGGCTCTTCATCTTCCAAGGATGAATCATCCGATGAGAAAATGAAATTGTGAAAGAAAAACTCATCACCACTGTCCATTGTACCTTCTAAGCAATCCATCGAACGTCTTGCGGTCGTGGTCGGAAAGCGGTCGAATAGTGCACGCTCTGCTCCCCTCGCAGGCCGGCTCGAAGAGGTTGGGGACGATGGGCGACAACGATGGTGGATGGCGCCTTGCATGACCGAACGGCTGGCCGGAAGAGCTTGGTGACGACGGGCGACGACGATGGCCGTAGTTTGTCTCCCACCGGCAACACAGAGAACGTCGGCCAAATGCTTTCCGATAGGTCAGTGCGGAGACAGCTATGGCATGACGCGGTGGTGGTTGGGACAACCCTGGTGGAAGATGACGCGGCCGGGGATGGTggtggcgatggcgatggcgggGGTGCGGAGAGAGGTAGAGGAAGAGAAAGGGGGGTCTGTCTCACCGATGGGCGGGCTAAGGCAGGACAAGGGCACGCGCCGCTCGCGTCCGCGCGTGTCCGTTCGGCCGCAAACTCGGCCCAAActtgggccggaaatgggtcgaAAGCGGATAGAAAACGGACAATGGTCCGTTTGCGGCCGCGCGTTGGGTCCTGTTTTGTCCGTTTACCCCCAAACAGACGTGGGCGGACAGAATGGGGTCGCACATTGGAGTTGGCCTCGTAAATATGACTTTGGAAATTACCCTTCGAGAAACACTGAAAAGAGGGATAAAAAAGATGTGACCAACTGTCTCTCAGCGTCTCCAATGATTCCTGAAAGCCACTACTGTTGACCATTGACCACCGTTATGAATGCATGAGTAGCCATGATGGGAATTATTATATTATTCTTTCTAGGTGGCATGGCAgggatatatatacatatatagtgTCTACCCTGCACCACCACCACACCATGGGGATGTATATTATGTTCAGATTCGTTCCAATTGTAGTTTCATTACAATCAACTTGCAGTGCCTGAGCAGATTAATGTACGCTAGCTATCAGCTGGATTAGAGCATTATAATGTCAGAGTGATTATTGAGTGGATaattcttgttgggaagaaaatGGATGTAAAGTTAAGTATGTCACAACTACTTGCAACGCATGTCTACTTCCTACAGTGCTTTAAGCATGTATAGGAGCCACCTAACCTACCAATATACAATATGTTTTCAACAATCATGTGATGCTGTATAGTTATTTGTTTGACACGTTGGGATCATTAGCGAAAGACAATGCAAACTTTCAAAGTCCCTTGCTTTGTGGGGCACTTTCTGACTTTCAGTTTCAGAATTAGGCTGACAATATACACACCAATTATATTGAGCTCTGTTTGAAAAATAAGAGGAACAGAAACACATGGCTGGCCTCATAGCATACCCGCAAAGGCAAAGCATATAAATCCTCACATTCTTTCAAGATAATGTAGTAAATGGCAACATCTTTTATTGCTGATGATGGAAAAAAGGTACAAATAGCAAGGGCCCCCAAAAGCCTCATGCTTGGACACTGTTCAGCCTGGAGATGGACAAATATTTCACCCCAGAGCAGCACACTAGCTAGGGCATGCATGTGCCTCCCAGTACACcatgccccctctctctctttcttcagtAGCATCAACAAAAAACAAACAAACCACTCGGAAACAAACAAATTTCTCCCTCATGAATATGAACAGAGCTTGGCAGGGAGAAGGCCTACTGCACCTTGGCTGTAGCTCTGACCACTCCTCCTTGACCACcaccatcatttcatccacatctatctatctatccccATGCAATGTGCCATGCAAACATGCTGTTCATTGCCATCATTTTTACTTTTCTTGTATCTGCCATTGCATGCTAGCCATGGCTTCTTCTTCCCTCACCATCTAATCAATGTATACTCTGCAGTTCTGCATCGGGGTGAAGACCCACAGCCACAGGGTGGTAAGCACAGAAAAACACAAATGTGTCCATGTTTCTCTCTGACCCTCTCTCTTTCTCTGATATTTCCCACATCCTTCACAGACTGGCAGCGCAGAGGCCGCCATGATAGCATGGCCAAGCAAGAAAGAGCCCCCACCAAGGTGTAAAAAGAAAGAACCCCAAAAGAAGAGAACAAATAGGAAAAAAGAATcacaacaacacaacaacagcaAGAAATCAAGCCCTGTTAATCTGACCCCCAAAAAAACCATGTAAAATGATGGTTTATCTACTCGCCGTTCCTTTGTTTTCATGTGATGACCGGTGGAGGTGACCTCTTTCTCCTcttgggtgggggtggggtggtgcAGGAGGAGTAATCACAGGACAGAACCTCGTCTGAGCACAGGTTAACTGCCGCTTCCGCTGTGGCTGCCCTCTTGCAACCCACCAGCCGCTGTATTAGTTGGTAGCAGCTGCTCACCCCTTCCTATTATCAGGGGAAAAAGCTATAGCATGTTACACAACTTGATCACAATTCATAACTTGCCAATGTGCTGAAGGTGATCCTCATGTTACCTCTGCTAGGCCAATGCACCAATTGACTGCAAGCCTAGGGTTGAGCAACGAGGTGAGGGACGGCGTCTCACCGGCGGCGCACAGCACCGCCGCGGCAGCCATGGACGACGGGCAGTGGTCCAAGAACTCAATGTCTGTGGCATTGCATTTTGCAGCATTACATTAGTGCCATGTTGCAACGACTCTATGTAGTCAAGTAACAAAACATTGTTGTAATATACCATGTATTGCGGCTAAAATCATTTGTGTGGCTCGGGCGATCAGGTATCTCATGTGCCTCCCCCTCGGATCGACTTTGCAAGCGAAGAAGTCGATGAATGTGAACGGCGTGACCGATCGGAGCCTCCAATTGAGCGCCGTGAGGACGAGAAGCTCCATTCGAAGGATCGTTCTCGGCTCGAAGATGTATCTTGTGCTCTCTATCTGGCAATGTACAAATCCATAATTCACATTACAACTCTGCTGAAGTACCAAAGTTGAGCACCAGAATAGAAGTGTATGACAGTGGAATCAAGTAGGTGGGTGTAATTGCCTGAAGGTCTAGGAGGGAGGGCACCAGGGTCTCCTCCATCTTGGCAGCCAAGGAGAGGCAGGTCACAGCTAGCAGCTGCATTGCCCATCCATCCTCCTGctgcaagaacacaaacaaacactGCAGTTAATATAGCTGAAGCAAGGACAGATAATGTAGCACTATGTCTATATGTTCTTGTGGCATTCTTGTTCTTTTATGAGCAAACATGAATGAATAAACCCTCTTCAAATTCCTTAAATCAAGTGTATATATATGGAGCTGCAAACCGTACATAAAATAGTTTGCTGAAGGCAGAGTAGATGCATAgtaccatatactccctccgtccggaaatacttgtcatcaaaatgaataaaagagaatgtatctagatgtattttagttctagatatatccctttttgtccattttgatgacaagtattttcagacggaggaagTACTACATATGGTGGGACCCCTGTAGTTATGCTAAGAGGACAACATTAACCACTGTTACCTACTGTGAGTAGCACTAGGAGAGTGATATTATAAGCCTGCTTGTTTGCCATCTTAACATTGGCCCCAAAGTAATAAGGTTGGTGAGATATGCAGTCACATCAGCACTTGGATTATTCAGCTAGCATATCATCACCAATTCACCATCCAGTAGACCAGTAGTATCACTTGGAACAAATAATCCTTAAAAGAAAACATGGAGTGACGCCAGCATGCCATGCCCACTGTAGCTCCCACACTGAACTCTACTATCTGACATAAATAAATAATCCAAGGGCCTGTGTTTTACTACTAACACAGCATCCACAAAGCAACAAGAAAGTCAGAAAAACAATGCTGCTTTGCACCGGTTTACAGCTAGCTCTCGCAGCTTGTTCTTTTCCTTTGGCCAGGTAAATAAACTACTACTGCTGACTGTCACCACCCCAGCGCCTCCACCGTGCATTGCAGAGTCACTTTGGAACTGGGAGTAGAGTAGATAGATACCTGACGCTAGTGACTCCAAACACTATCCCATACGGCATAGGCCATATACTTACTTAACACGAGAATGTGGAGCACAAGGGGCAGTCAGGCAAAGCACAATGATAAGGCCTGTTCCACGATAAAAGCTTGGGCTCGCTTGCGCTAAAGCACGCTGCAAAGCCAAAAGACCGCTCTGTCTTGAGCGCATAAAGAAATCCCACACGCCCTGATGATGCCCCATTCATTCCGTCTGAGGGTATAACCGTAATTGGCCGGTTTGTTGAATTGATGTGCTAGCAGCAGTCTGCACACCAACTTCCAAAACTTTTCTTTTTATACGGAACGGAAAGAACGGCATCGGCCGAGCGCTACGCACCATGCCGAAAGATACAGAGAGCAAACTGGTTATCTGATACGCGCGTGACATGGTGCCCAGCGTGTACGTATGGCTGTCTGACATGGTGAGATTTGTGTGCGCGGTTAGTGACGTGCAGGGTCAAGGACGGCGAGCGGCGAGCTTACCGGCAGCCGGTGGAGGGAGAGGAACCGGTCCATGTAGTTCACGGCGAGGTAGGCCGTCAAGGGAAGGAATCCGTAGTACTCTTGCACCTGAACAAGGAAGACATAACAATACGGGATGAGATAAAGATACAGATAGCAGAAAACTACACACGCAAACATGCACCATCCAATCCAAAGAAGCTCATCTATGTCACCTTGACAATCCATGCAACGGAGTCGGcccgggcggcggggtcgacggACCGCGACCGGAGCCGGTCGGAGTAGTCGGACCGGGGCGAGTAGTCGGCCTCGCCGCCGATGAGCTCGGCGACGAAGGAGGCCGCCGACTCCTCCTCGGCGCTGGAGCACCAGCCATCGTCCTGCTCGGCGGTGGtgcaggtgctggcggcggcgtcGACGAAGAAGAAAGCGTCCTCGGCGCAGAGGAGGAAGGACGCGTCGTCTTGCGGCATAGCCGGGCCGGTGGGGGCCGTCACTGAGCAGCGGCCATTGCCGTCGAGTGGGCGGCGTagcagtggtggtggtggagcagaggCGATGCGGTAGTGGAGCTGAGATGGTAGCTAGAGATGAGTAGCCGCGCGCTAGTCTGAGCGATGTGTGGGAGCGCAAGGGGATATATAATACAGGATGGCCAGCTAGTGTGAGTGTGTGCAAGTGTAGGACAGAAGTGTTCACTCATGAGTGTGTGTATGTACGTATGAGCTTTTTATCCTCTGCGTATATATGTTGTAGTAGTACAAGAAAAGAGGAACAGCCTCCGTAACTGATAAGTAGGGAATGATTAGTAAAAAGAGCCCACGTGCCATGCATGCTAATGGGCTCCTTTCATTCAAATGAATTTTATAGGATTTGTGAAGGATTGAAATCCTTAGGATTTTTCCTATGCTGGTCCTTGGATTCATAGGATTGAAATCCCATAGAAATTTTTCCTATGGTATCTTTTGTACAACATTTTATAGGAAAtataacatccactccaacctttttttacaatttttttgttttttctatgcCATCAAACACTCATTGTTGATCCTATAGAATTTAAATAAGCATGCCACTCCAACCCTATACTTTTTTTATTTCTCTGTTTttaaaatcctacaaaccaaaaaGGCCCTAAGCAGTGTCTGAAACACAGTAAATCTTTTTTTTTAATGGAACATAGTAAATCTATGAATTCTAGTGGAATGCACTGATGACAACCGTAGGCCTATATGTGAATTCCAAAAATGCATGAATAGGAATGTCATGATTCACTTAATCTTATCAAAAATTTAAACACAATAATCTAATGGCAGAGTCCATAGTCTTACCATCGAACGACCCGCACTTTACACATTCGCTAGGTAGCTCGGTTTCTTCTGAGTtaacacacgcgcgcgcgcgcgcgcacgcacccacacacacacacacaaactaaatATTGTGGTATTAGCATGAAAGAATATTGTGGTCTTTTTATCTCACCAAAAGAAAAACGCATAAACATGGAATTTGTACAAACTCCAATAAAAATTGACTCATATTCTTTATATAAAAATTTGGCCCTAAATtaaaggaaattttgaaattatattATTATGAATTATTTAATTCAAAAATGACAAGTTCCTCTTTACCAGAAAAAAAGAACCACTTAGAATAGCCAAACAGATTATATTTGTCGAGAAATGCAAAATGGTATGGAGATGATCCTCATTATTTATTTTCATCCATTGTATTATTTCCTTGTGTATTCTTGTAGGAGGTTTTTGTACATGTGTCTTTAGTTTCCCTTTTATCATCTCGCCCAAGAGAGAAAGTTCTTCTAATTCTATGAATCTTTCTAGAATCCTTTTCTCTTGAATATCAGTTAAGAGAGTTTGAAGTTTTGACAAAAAGAATTGGTATGAAGATGAACTTGAGATGAAATTTGAAGATAAGAAATATTTTTATAACCACCAAAATCCTCAAAAACACTTGCAAATCAGGAAAATGTTAATAAATTTGTAAGTCTCACTACCACCCACTATTGATTTTGTCTTGGGGGTCAAAAGGTTCGTTGTGCCTAGGAACATAGGGGGGAATCAATTtacactgtcggcgttctgggaacgggggtcctcagacttgcctgcctgcagcctgcggcgtggctcaaggggcggcccagcatggcccatcttcatcagtacgagctcaagaccctcgcgagaggccaagcctcgcggggtggacgataggaagcttcctcaggcacggcctcgtcaggctggctcgcgagaaggcggagagatcaaggtggggtacctcacgaggtgcccatgacgcaagccatgacgaccaagggcgccaggcgggtgccagcccgcgcagtgtcctcctttcctctttggtgcaaaaggagcaagcgcgggcgagagcatcaagcaaaggcatctgtttcggtgcaacaagaccaagaccgtcgcaacggcaggaaggaagtcattgtggagcccaagccggcgtcaccaccagagcctttgacaggcgaggaccaactttagtcaggataagtgtactgaatgctccccttcaaaatggccaatagttggcgcccttcccgctcaatatttgggaagaggcccagggcctttgcctataaataggactagccacccacaaggtagggcaTCACCTGGAAACCAgcagaaagagcgactgaactccccctagcagttcatcgcaccagccaagaacagaccctcgcaaggatGTTCTTCcttgttgtaagggcatatttttccccaagatgttttggtcattgatgacaatgcttgtgcggactaatcgcgtgcgttaagttctttcagagattcatcctttggcacgagacgattttctCCCCTCGGTGTTctattcaagatggtgtagctccttcatttcgttgttggtggactagtctcataggagtcaccgtactatcaagaggggatccgttttggtaagacttgggtggaatcaacacgtatacatccatatcacacccgtctttttctttccgcttcattggagctgccgTTTTCCCCTTAGTATTCTTTgctctgccccagcggtagtaccgccgacgctccccagcggtagtaccgctccaagcggtagtaccgctctccgaacggtagtaccgcttggggtcTTCGGTCGTAGTATCGCAGTGCTTCCGGGCTACTGCCACCTCGATTCGAGAacgatgtttttcgtgtcgggttttgcggtactaagggcggtagttgtggcggtagtaccgctccaagcggtagtaccgtgcctaccCCCACCGTAGTACCGCCCTTGGGTCAGGGCCctgtcagcgcggcagtaccgctgggttgagcggtagtaccgcccgaagcggtagtaccgcccttccctagcggtagtaccgctctgtgcggggttgcttagtgggataacggttggattgttccccctaccatataaaggggtcttcttccccaaagttgacctacctctttcccccaaagctccattgttgctccaagctccattttcgcctgatctctctccctagccaatcaaacttgttgatttgctcgggattggttgagaaggcccggatctacacttccaccaagagaaatttgattccccccacttatccctagcggatcttgttcctcttgggtgttgagcaccctagacggttgaggtcacctcgaagccatactccattgtgctgaagcttcgtggtgttgttgggagcctccaagtgttgtggagattgccccaatcttgtttgtaaaggtccgattgccgccttcaagggctccaatagtggaatcacggcatctcgcattgtgtgagggcgtgaggagattacggtggccctagtggcttcttggggagcattgtgcctccacatcgctctaacggagacgtacttacctttaaaaggaaggaactttgataacacatcctcgtctccaccggctccactcttggttatcttgtccctttacttttgcaagcttacttgagttgtatctattgcttgct comes from Triticum aestivum cultivar Chinese Spring chromosome 5B, IWGSC CS RefSeq v2.1, whole genome shotgun sequence and encodes:
- the LOC123111864 gene encoding cyclin-D2-1, whose product is MPQDDASFLLCAEDAFFFVDAAASTCTTAEQDDGWCSSAEEESAASFVAELIGGEADYSPRSDYSDRLRSRSVDPAARADSVAWIVKVQEYYGFLPLTAYLAVNYMDRFLSLHRLPQEDGWAMQLLAVTCLSLAAKMEETLVPSLLDLQIESTRYIFEPRTILRMELLVLTALNWRLRSVTPFTFIDFFACKVDPRGRHMRYLIARATQMILAAIHDIEFLDHCPSSMAAAAVLCAAGETPSLTSLLNPRLAVNWCIGLAEEGVSSCYQLIQRLVGCKRAATAEAAVNLCSDEVLSCDYSSCTTPPPPKRRKRSPPPVIT